From a region of the Geothrix sp. 21YS21S-2 genome:
- a CDS encoding YtxH domain-containing protein — MSDSRDTTGSTLLFFLLGAAVGAVVVALTTPKTGRELRGDLKDMSNKVRDKARRLGNEIYSNAADGVSDEASRG, encoded by the coding sequence ATGAGTGATTCAAGGGATACCACGGGTTCCACGCTGCTGTTCTTTCTCCTGGGTGCCGCGGTGGGCGCGGTGGTGGTGGCCCTCACCACCCCGAAGACGGGCCGGGAGCTGCGGGGCGACCTCAAGGACATGTCCAACAAGGTTCGCGACAAGGCCCGCCGCCTCGGCAACGAGATCTATTCCAACGCTGCCGACGGCGTGTCCGACGAGGCGTCCCGGGGCTGA
- the mnmG gene encoding tRNA uridine-5-carboxymethylaminomethyl(34) synthesis enzyme MnmG, with amino-acid sequence MQLVVIGGGHAGIEAANIAARMGMPTVLLTMNLDQLGQMSCNPSIGGVGKGHMVRELDALGGAMGRLADATGIHFRILNASRGVAVRGPRAQADRVKYRTASRNHLERLPGLRLAQGLAAELKWAGGRLCGVDLVDGSFLPCDAVVVTSGTFLNGKVLIGERKLDSGRAGEPPSTHLAQQLRALGLRCRRLKTGTSPRVNADTIDFSLLEPQWGDPVPRPFSFFSPGIHQRQVPCHIVHTTAETERAVRENLGRSSMYGGHVEGVGPRYCPSIEDKFVKFPGKDSHQIFVEPDSLETREIYLAGLSTSMPVDVQERMVRSLPGFSRAEILRPGYAIEYDSFDPLQLTRGLQVKDLPGVWFAGQINGTTGYEEAAGQGLMAGVNAVRSLRGQEPVVLGRDQAYIGVMIDDLVTKGTDEPYRMLTARAEHRLALACDLADARLLDVAREVGALSPGELATVEARMDRRVRLREQCEAAWVAPTSPFGPVAVRAGLTLASGMTLLDLLRRQQITPELADAALDLLDGWNLPQEGWDPDWERDILLFETRYQAFHERETRLLQGQRAWDHVRIPVDFRVEHLPGLSTEVKEKLQRHRPETLGQASRIPGITHAAVTLLHLLLERNRPA; translated from the coding sequence ATGCAGCTGGTGGTCATAGGAGGCGGGCACGCGGGCATCGAGGCGGCGAACATCGCGGCCAGGATGGGGATGCCCACGGTCCTCCTCACCATGAATCTGGACCAGCTCGGCCAGATGAGTTGCAACCCCAGCATCGGCGGGGTGGGCAAGGGGCACATGGTGCGCGAACTGGACGCCCTGGGCGGTGCCATGGGCCGGCTCGCGGATGCCACGGGCATCCACTTCCGCATTCTCAACGCCAGCCGCGGGGTGGCCGTGCGGGGCCCCCGGGCCCAGGCCGACCGGGTCAAGTACCGCACCGCCTCCCGCAACCACCTGGAGCGCCTCCCCGGCCTGCGCCTCGCCCAGGGCCTGGCAGCCGAGCTGAAGTGGGCCGGGGGCCGGCTCTGCGGCGTGGACCTGGTGGACGGCTCCTTCCTCCCTTGCGACGCGGTGGTGGTCACGTCCGGCACCTTCCTGAACGGCAAGGTCCTCATCGGGGAGCGCAAGCTGGATTCCGGGCGCGCCGGGGAGCCCCCCTCCACCCATCTGGCCCAGCAGCTGCGGGCGCTGGGACTGCGTTGCCGGCGCCTGAAGACCGGCACCAGCCCGCGGGTCAACGCCGACACCATCGACTTCAGCCTCCTCGAGCCCCAGTGGGGGGACCCGGTGCCCCGCCCCTTCAGTTTCTTCAGTCCGGGGATCCACCAGCGGCAGGTGCCCTGCCACATCGTGCACACCACGGCGGAGACCGAGCGCGCGGTGCGGGAGAACCTGGGGCGGTCCTCCATGTACGGGGGCCACGTGGAAGGGGTGGGCCCGCGCTACTGCCCCTCCATCGAGGACAAGTTCGTGAAGTTCCCCGGCAAGGACAGCCACCAGATCTTCGTGGAGCCCGATTCCCTCGAGACCCGGGAGATCTACCTGGCCGGCCTTTCCACCTCCATGCCCGTGGACGTCCAGGAACGCATGGTGCGAAGCCTCCCGGGCTTCTCCCGCGCCGAGATCCTGCGCCCCGGCTACGCCATCGAGTACGACAGCTTCGACCCCCTCCAGCTCACCCGGGGCCTCCAGGTGAAGGACCTCCCGGGCGTCTGGTTCGCCGGGCAGATCAACGGCACCACCGGCTACGAGGAGGCCGCGGGGCAGGGCCTCATGGCCGGCGTCAACGCCGTGCGGAGCCTGCGCGGCCAGGAGCCCGTCGTCCTGGGGCGGGACCAGGCCTACATCGGCGTCATGATCGACGACCTGGTCACCAAGGGCACCGACGAGCCCTACCGCATGCTCACTGCCCGGGCCGAGCACCGCCTGGCCCTGGCCTGCGACCTCGCCGACGCGCGGCTCCTGGACGTGGCCCGGGAGGTGGGGGCCCTGTCCCCCGGGGAGCTGGCCACGGTGGAGGCGCGCATGGATCGCCGCGTCCGCCTGCGGGAGCAGTGCGAGGCGGCGTGGGTGGCCCCCACCTCCCCCTTCGGCCCCGTCGCCGTCCGGGCCGGCCTGACCCTGGCCTCGGGCATGACGCTGCTGGACCTCCTCCGGCGCCAGCAGATCACCCCGGAGCTGGCCGACGCCGCCCTGGACCTGCTGGACGGCTGGAATCTTCCCCAGGAAGGCTGGGATCCCGACTGGGAGCGGGACATCCTGCTCTTCGAGACGCGCTACCAGGCCTTCCACGAACGGGAGACCCGCCTTCTCCAGGGCCAGCGCGCCTGGGACCACGTGCGGATCCCCGTGGACTTCCGGGTGGAGCACCTGCCCGGCCTGAGCACGGAAGTGAAGGAGAAGCTCCAGCGCCACCGCCCCGAGACCCTGGGCCAGGCCTCCCGGATCCCCGGCATCACCCACGCCGCCGTGACCCTCCTGCACCTGCTCCTGGAGCGGAACCGCCCCGCCTGA
- the galU gene encoding UTP--glucose-1-phosphate uridylyltransferase GalU — protein sequence MQKIRKAVIPVAGLGTRFLPATKAQPKEMLPLVDKPVIQHVVEEAIHAGIENIVLITGRGKQAIENHFDVAFELEEALDRRGKSEDLKLVQGITHLGQFSYVRQGEPLGLGHAVLCARHAVGDEPFALLLGDDVFDEDDPALGALIAAYEATGKSVVGVQEVPESHVSRYGIVSRPGSPGLPWWDVDHIVEKPRPEDAPSRWAVVGRYVVLPEVFEHLARIKPGVGGEYQLTDALMVMAEAGRLVAAPIPARRFDTGDKLDYLKANVEFALKRDDLREPFLEYLKDLVKRLG from the coding sequence ATGCAGAAGATCCGGAAAGCCGTCATCCCCGTCGCGGGCCTGGGAACCCGGTTCCTGCCGGCCACCAAGGCCCAGCCCAAGGAGATGCTGCCCCTGGTGGACAAGCCCGTCATCCAGCACGTGGTCGAGGAGGCCATCCACGCCGGGATCGAGAACATCGTCCTCATCACGGGTCGCGGCAAGCAGGCCATCGAGAACCACTTCGACGTGGCCTTCGAGCTCGAGGAGGCCCTGGACCGGCGGGGCAAGAGCGAGGACCTCAAGCTCGTCCAGGGCATCACCCACCTGGGCCAGTTCTCCTACGTGCGCCAGGGCGAGCCCCTGGGCCTGGGCCACGCCGTGCTCTGCGCCCGGCACGCCGTGGGGGACGAGCCCTTCGCCCTCCTCCTGGGCGACGACGTCTTCGACGAGGACGACCCCGCCCTGGGCGCGCTCATCGCCGCCTACGAGGCCACGGGCAAGTCCGTGGTGGGCGTGCAGGAGGTGCCCGAGAGCCACGTGTCCCGCTACGGCATCGTGAGCAGGCCGGGATCCCCCGGCCTGCCCTGGTGGGACGTCGACCACATCGTGGAGAAGCCCCGGCCCGAGGATGCCCCCAGCCGGTGGGCCGTGGTCGGGAGGTACGTGGTGCTGCCCGAGGTCTTCGAGCACCTGGCCCGCATCAAGCCCGGCGTGGGCGGGGAGTACCAGCTCACCGACGCGCTGATGGTCATGGCCGAGGCGGGGCGACTGGTGGCGGCGCCCATCCCGGCGCGGCGTTTCGACACCGGGGACAAGCTGGACTACCTGAAGGCCAACGTGGAGTTCGCCCTGAAGCGGGACGACCTGCGGGAGCCGTTCCTGGAGTATCTGAAGGACCTGGTGAAAAGACTGGGTTGA
- a CDS encoding sensor histidine kinase, whose translation MKYVPLGWFRSLHAKLFIVTALVTSLLTIAVAYSITRNSRREILNYTRNLAWETSSVVETEILQRWDKDLHDFKNQRALEELLEGLAGEDRSIFQIDVFRREGADEVALVTSSADDAGVTFGKEIGSYMRGGPQAELVDLNTGNRAWKFYLPIKNPKKGQPPLGLIRTYCDLEHWETVWDHNLRNTYVRLPFVLLGEFILLWVILATVVTEPIRSITDAMTRLERGDPSARTDVRSNDELGIIANRFNLMAAQLERASLEREQLIAEIKGLNAGLQNRIHDALSALQAKNQELENLMEGNALLREELSQQERLAVAGQLTAAFAHEVGTPLNLVNSHLQLLEGQSDVSERTRDRLGVIRGQIERVGDIVRKMMSTTRRPRIHPEPVPLGPLMADLQRLWSPTLASHGVTFGLQAPDPCVLHVDRKQMEQLFLNMVNNSVDAMPDGGRLDLTVEPDPEGRRWLVSLADTGMGIPPEVLPKVFKPMFTTKPDGKGTGLGLAICREIIRAHGGEIHIESEEGKGTTMRFPLPAMP comes from the coding sequence ATGAAATACGTCCCCCTGGGGTGGTTCCGCAGCCTCCACGCCAAGCTCTTCATCGTCACGGCCCTCGTGACCAGCCTGCTCACCATCGCCGTGGCCTACTCCATCACGCGCAACAGCCGCCGGGAGATCCTCAACTACACCCGGAACCTGGCCTGGGAGACCTCGTCGGTGGTGGAGACGGAGATCCTCCAGCGCTGGGACAAGGACCTGCACGACTTCAAGAACCAGCGCGCCCTCGAGGAGCTCCTGGAAGGCCTGGCGGGCGAGGACCGCAGCATCTTCCAGATCGACGTGTTCAGGCGGGAGGGCGCCGACGAGGTGGCCCTGGTCACGTCCTCCGCGGACGACGCGGGGGTGACCTTCGGCAAGGAGATCGGCAGCTACATGCGGGGCGGGCCCCAGGCCGAGCTGGTGGACCTCAACACCGGCAACCGGGCCTGGAAGTTCTACCTGCCCATCAAGAATCCCAAGAAGGGCCAGCCGCCCCTGGGCCTGATCCGCACCTACTGCGACCTGGAGCACTGGGAGACGGTGTGGGACCACAACCTCCGGAACACCTACGTCAGGCTTCCCTTCGTGCTCCTGGGCGAGTTCATCCTGCTGTGGGTGATCCTAGCCACGGTGGTCACCGAGCCCATCCGCAGCATCACGGACGCCATGACCCGCCTGGAGCGGGGGGATCCCTCGGCCCGCACGGACGTGCGCAGCAACGACGAGCTGGGGATCATCGCCAACCGCTTCAACCTCATGGCGGCCCAGCTCGAGCGCGCCTCCCTGGAACGGGAGCAGCTCATCGCCGAGATCAAGGGCCTCAACGCAGGCCTCCAGAACCGCATCCACGACGCCCTCTCGGCCCTCCAGGCCAAGAACCAGGAGCTCGAGAACCTCATGGAGGGCAACGCCCTGCTGCGGGAGGAGCTGAGCCAGCAGGAGCGGCTGGCCGTCGCCGGCCAGCTCACGGCGGCCTTTGCCCACGAGGTGGGAACCCCGCTCAACCTGGTCAACAGCCACCTGCAGCTCCTGGAGGGGCAGAGCGACGTCTCCGAACGCACCCGGGACCGCCTGGGCGTCATCCGCGGCCAGATCGAGCGGGTGGGGGACATCGTCCGGAAGATGATGAGCACGACCCGCCGGCCCCGGATCCACCCCGAGCCCGTGCCCCTGGGGCCCCTGATGGCCGATCTCCAGCGCCTCTGGAGCCCGACGCTGGCCAGCCACGGGGTGACCTTCGGCCTCCAGGCGCCGGATCCCTGCGTGCTGCACGTTGACCGCAAGCAGATGGAGCAGCTCTTCCTGAACATGGTGAACAACTCCGTGGACGCCATGCCCGACGGGGGCCGTCTTGACCTGACGGTGGAGCCCGACCCCGAGGGGCGCCGCTGGCTGGTGAGCCTCGCCGACACGGGCATGGGCATCCCGCCGGAGGTGCTGCCCAAGGTCTTCAAGCCCATGTTCACCACCAAGCCCGACGGCAAGGGCACCGGCCTGGGGCTGGCCATCTGCCGCGAGATCATCCGGGCCCACGGAGGCGAGATCCACATCGAGAGCGAGGAGGGCAAGGGCACCACCATGCGCTTCCCCCTCCCCGCCATGCCATAA
- a CDS encoding CHAD domain-containing protein, with the protein MHALELSILLHRALEARVDHLAGLLADPAWQQDPEGLHQVRVGSRRLRSVLDLVRPELYPGFRRQGRRLRELTRALGLTRELDVHSAWLERLAVPGLATGSALEHALEVLEAKRGKARRAMARDLEGLSLKRLPDLLKVPSLPDPFLPGNLAADVWDALDPRLEAAFSPLPGLLEREDPPALHAARIRVKRFRYALEVLGAAFEAPPEARLRQLKELQTALGEHHDLAMLEELLQDLYEGLAARSRARLASGTLELLAYVGEARLGAYERFRIAAAGMPLAAFRTALREGLGLPGEGNP; encoded by the coding sequence ATGCATGCCCTGGAACTCAGCATCCTCCTGCACCGCGCCCTGGAGGCGCGGGTGGACCACCTTGCCGGGCTCCTGGCGGACCCGGCCTGGCAGCAGGACCCCGAAGGGCTCCATCAGGTGCGGGTGGGCTCCCGGAGGCTGCGGAGCGTCCTCGATCTGGTGCGGCCCGAGCTGTACCCCGGCTTCCGGCGCCAGGGACGCAGGCTGCGCGAGCTCACCCGGGCCCTGGGCCTGACCCGGGAGCTGGACGTGCACAGCGCGTGGCTGGAGCGCCTCGCGGTGCCGGGGCTGGCCACGGGCTCGGCCCTGGAGCACGCCCTGGAGGTGCTCGAAGCCAAGCGGGGCAAGGCCCGCCGCGCCATGGCCCGGGACCTGGAGGGCCTCTCCCTGAAGCGCCTGCCCGACCTCCTCAAGGTGCCCAGCCTTCCCGACCCCTTCCTTCCCGGAAACCTGGCCGCGGACGTCTGGGACGCGCTGGACCCGAGGCTGGAGGCGGCGTTCTCGCCCCTGCCGGGGCTCCTGGAACGGGAGGACCCGCCCGCCCTCCACGCGGCGCGCATCCGGGTCAAGCGGTTCCGCTATGCCCTGGAGGTCCTGGGAGCGGCCTTCGAGGCCCCGCCCGAGGCCCGGCTCAGACAGCTCAAGGAACTCCAGACGGCCCTGGGGGAGCACCATGACCTCGCCATGCTGGAGGAGCTCCTCCAGGATCTCTACGAGGGCCTGGCGGCGAGGAGCCGCGCCCGGCTCGCCTCGGGGACGCTGGAGCTCCTGGCCTACGTGGGCGAAGCCCGGCTGGGCGCCTACGAGCGGTTCCGGATCGCGGCCGCGGGCATGCCGCTGGCCGCGTTCAGGACCGCGCTGAGGGAGGGCCTCGGCCTGCCCGGTGAAGGGAACCCATGA
- the uvrA gene encoding excinuclease ABC subunit UvrA has product MDSINIKGAREHNLKNVDLVLPRNKLVVITGLSGSGKSSLAFDTLYAEGQRRYVESLSAYARQFLDQMEKPDVDSIEGLSPAISIEQKTTSRNPRSTVATVTEIYDYLRLLFARVGQPQCMACGQPIASQTIQEMADQILAQPQGMKIQVLAPVVRARKGEYKKLLADLMKRGYIRARVNGAMLDLTDGVPDLDKQKKHTIEVVIDRLKNAEGISTRLADSLEIACNLAEGSALVDLGGTERLFSSKLACNNAKCQRFGMGIPDLEPRSFSFNSPFGACPTCDGLGFKRQFAEELIVPNPELSISQGCIVASGWKSAGEDGWRAQFLGQLSKALAFSLDTPWKKLSADVRRVLLYGLDRKMKFVYQNKGNRYEFMHNFEGVVGNLERRYRETSSEEIRAEMEESMRITPCEACDGTRLKPEILSVFVGGLHIAAVSAMSVRDARVWFGNLRLEGKDAVIAGKVFKEINERLGFLDDVGLGYLTLDRSAATLSGGEGQRIRLATQIGSKLQGVMYVLDEPSIGLHQRDNQKLLNTLKEMRDLGNTVLVVEHDLETILAADHVVDLGPGAGEHGGYVVAQGTPEEIRRSEASITGHFLSGRESIAVPRKRRKATRGHIQVTGAQENNLRKVDAAFPIGLFTCVTGVSGSGKSTLVNEILYKALANQLHQGAHVVGRHKAIKGLEHVDKVIDIDQAPIGRTPRSNPATYTGLFTPLRDLFSQLPESKARGYTPGRFSFNVKGGRCEKCEGDGVLKIEMHFLPDIYVTCEQCKGKRYNRETLEIHYKGHSVSDVLAMTVEEALALFGPIPVLANKLQTLSDVGLGYIRLGQSATTLSGGEAQRVKLARELSKRPTGRTLYILDEPTTGLHLKDIQKLLEVIGRLMDAGNTVVVIEHNLDVIKTADHILDLGPEGGAEGGLVIATGTPEEVSRNKASVTGRYLRPYLK; this is encoded by the coding sequence ATGGACAGCATCAACATCAAGGGCGCCCGGGAGCACAATCTCAAGAACGTGGACCTGGTCCTTCCCCGGAACAAGCTGGTCGTCATCACGGGGCTGTCCGGCAGCGGCAAGTCGAGCCTGGCCTTCGACACCCTCTACGCCGAGGGGCAGCGGCGCTACGTGGAGAGCCTGTCCGCCTACGCCCGCCAGTTCCTGGACCAGATGGAGAAGCCCGACGTGGACAGCATCGAGGGGCTGTCCCCCGCCATCTCCATCGAGCAGAAGACCACCAGCCGCAACCCGCGTTCCACCGTGGCCACCGTCACCGAGATCTACGACTACCTTCGGCTCCTCTTCGCCCGGGTGGGCCAGCCCCAGTGCATGGCCTGCGGCCAGCCCATCGCCAGCCAGACCATCCAGGAGATGGCGGACCAGATCCTCGCCCAGCCCCAGGGGATGAAGATCCAGGTGCTCGCCCCGGTGGTGCGCGCCCGCAAGGGCGAGTACAAGAAGCTCCTGGCCGACCTGATGAAGCGCGGCTACATCCGGGCGCGGGTCAACGGGGCGATGCTGGACCTCACCGACGGCGTCCCCGACCTGGACAAGCAGAAGAAGCACACCATCGAGGTGGTCATCGACCGCCTCAAGAACGCCGAGGGCATCAGCACGCGCCTGGCCGACAGCCTCGAGATCGCCTGCAACCTCGCCGAGGGCTCCGCCCTGGTGGACCTGGGGGGAACCGAGCGCCTCTTCTCCTCCAAGCTCGCCTGCAACAACGCCAAGTGCCAGCGCTTCGGCATGGGCATCCCGGACCTGGAGCCCCGCTCCTTCAGCTTCAACTCGCCCTTCGGGGCCTGCCCCACCTGCGACGGCCTGGGCTTCAAGCGCCAGTTCGCCGAGGAGCTGATCGTGCCCAACCCCGAGCTGAGCATCAGCCAGGGCTGCATCGTCGCCAGCGGCTGGAAGTCCGCCGGGGAGGACGGGTGGCGGGCCCAGTTCCTGGGCCAGCTCTCCAAGGCCCTGGCCTTCAGCCTGGACACGCCCTGGAAGAAGCTCTCCGCCGACGTGCGCCGCGTGCTCCTCTACGGCCTGGACCGCAAGATGAAGTTCGTCTACCAGAACAAGGGCAACCGCTACGAGTTCATGCACAACTTCGAGGGCGTCGTGGGCAACCTCGAGCGCCGCTACCGGGAGACCTCCAGCGAGGAGATCCGCGCCGAGATGGAGGAATCCATGCGGATCACCCCCTGCGAGGCCTGCGACGGCACCCGGCTCAAGCCCGAGATCCTGTCGGTTTTCGTGGGGGGCCTCCACATCGCCGCCGTGAGCGCCATGAGCGTGCGGGACGCCCGGGTGTGGTTCGGGAACCTGCGCCTGGAGGGCAAGGACGCCGTCATCGCCGGCAAGGTGTTCAAGGAGATCAACGAGCGCCTGGGCTTCCTGGACGACGTGGGCCTGGGCTACCTGACCCTGGACCGCTCCGCGGCCACCCTCAGCGGCGGCGAGGGCCAGCGCATCCGGCTGGCCACGCAGATCGGCTCCAAGCTCCAGGGCGTCATGTACGTCCTGGACGAGCCCAGCATCGGCCTCCACCAGCGGGACAACCAGAAGCTGCTGAACACGCTCAAGGAGATGCGGGACCTGGGCAACACCGTCCTGGTGGTGGAGCACGACCTGGAGACCATCCTCGCCGCCGATCACGTGGTGGACCTGGGTCCCGGCGCCGGCGAGCACGGCGGCTACGTCGTGGCCCAGGGCACCCCGGAGGAGATCAGGCGGAGCGAGGCCTCCATCACGGGCCACTTCCTCTCCGGCAGGGAATCCATCGCCGTGCCGCGCAAGCGCCGCAAGGCCACCCGCGGCCACATCCAGGTCACCGGCGCCCAGGAGAACAACCTGCGCAAGGTGGACGCCGCGTTCCCCATCGGCCTGTTCACCTGCGTCACCGGCGTCTCGGGCTCAGGCAAGAGCACCCTCGTGAACGAGATCCTCTACAAGGCCCTGGCCAACCAGCTGCACCAGGGCGCCCACGTGGTGGGCAGGCACAAGGCCATCAAGGGCCTGGAGCACGTGGACAAGGTCATCGACATCGACCAGGCCCCCATCGGGCGCACCCCCAGGAGCAACCCCGCCACCTACACCGGGCTCTTCACCCCCCTGCGGGACCTCTTCTCCCAGCTGCCCGAGAGCAAGGCCCGGGGCTACACGCCCGGCCGGTTCAGCTTCAACGTCAAGGGCGGCCGCTGCGAGAAGTGCGAGGGGGACGGCGTCCTCAAGATCGAGATGCACTTCCTGCCCGACATCTACGTCACCTGCGAGCAGTGCAAGGGCAAGCGCTACAACCGGGAGACCCTGGAGATCCACTACAAGGGCCACAGCGTCTCGGACGTGCTGGCCATGACCGTGGAGGAGGCGCTGGCCCTCTTCGGCCCCATCCCCGTGCTGGCCAACAAGCTCCAGACCCTGTCGGACGTGGGCCTGGGCTACATCCGGCTGGGCCAGAGCGCCACGACCCTGTCCGGGGGCGAAGCCCAGCGGGTCAAGCTGGCCCGGGAGCTGTCAAAGCGTCCAACCGGGCGCACCCTCTACATCCTGGACGAGCCCACCACGGGCCTCCACCTCAAGGACATCCAGAAGCTCCTGGAGGTCATCGGGCGCCTCATGGACGCCGGCAACACCGTGGTCGTGATCGAGCACAACCTGGACGTCATCAAGACCGCCGACCACATCCTGGACCTGGGCCCCGAAGGGGGCGCCGAGGGCGGCCTGGTCATCGCCACCGGCACCCCCGAGGAGGTCTCCCGGAACAAGGCCAGCGTCACCGGCCGCTATCTGCGGCCCTATCTTAAATAA
- the csrA gene encoding carbon storage regulator CsrA, whose protein sequence is MLVITRKLDQSLIINGNIEVLVVGVSKDGVRLGIKAPKEVQVHRREVFDAIAEVNRAATAQIKGGELSLQDAAALLRARLPKVKPVKDR, encoded by the coding sequence ATGCTTGTCATCACCCGGAAGCTGGATCAATCGCTCATTATCAATGGCAATATCGAGGTTCTGGTTGTGGGCGTCAGCAAGGATGGGGTGCGCCTGGGCATCAAGGCGCCCAAGGAGGTGCAGGTCCACCGACGCGAGGTTTTCGATGCGATCGCCGAGGTCAACCGGGCGGCAACGGCCCAGATCAAGGGCGGAGAACTCTCCCTCCAGGACGCCGCTGCGCTGTTGCGTGCGCGTTTGCCTAAAGTGAAGCCCGTCAAGGACCGATAA
- the fliW gene encoding flagellar assembly protein FliW, with the protein MSQEDYVVTFPRALAGFPALTEFRVFEPEGTYPLKFLQAVASPDISFACMDAATVRLDYDVPLSPEDAEALALEKPEDALVLVIVVVPGEDPRRMTANLAGPLVINTRTRKGVQAQLDTRVFPLQYPVFLPRDEGEIAFPAGLIGFAELRRFMLLEPSDAYPLKFLQPMDREDIHFVCIDVAAIKIDYQVPLSGEDAKALAIEDPSEALVLALVVIPEDPRHMTANLAGPILINLRTRQGRQVVLNTEQFPLKFPVISDK; encoded by the coding sequence ATGAGTCAGGAAGATTACGTCGTCACCTTCCCAAGGGCCCTCGCGGGCTTCCCGGCGCTGACGGAATTCCGGGTCTTCGAACCGGAAGGGACCTACCCCCTCAAGTTCCTCCAGGCCGTGGCCTCGCCGGACATCTCGTTCGCGTGCATGGACGCGGCGACCGTGAGGCTGGACTACGACGTTCCGCTTTCCCCGGAGGATGCCGAGGCGCTGGCCCTGGAGAAGCCCGAGGACGCCCTGGTCCTCGTCATCGTGGTGGTGCCGGGCGAGGATCCCCGCCGCATGACGGCCAACCTCGCGGGGCCGCTGGTCATCAACACCCGCACCCGCAAGGGCGTGCAGGCCCAGCTCGACACCCGGGTCTTCCCGCTGCAGTACCCGGTGTTCCTTCCCCGGGACGAAGGGGAGATCGCCTTTCCCGCCGGGCTCATCGGTTTCGCCGAGCTCCGGCGCTTCATGCTGCTCGAGCCCTCGGACGCTTACCCCCTCAAGTTCCTCCAGCCCATGGACCGGGAAGACATCCACTTCGTGTGCATCGATGTGGCCGCCATCAAGATCGACTACCAGGTTCCCCTGTCCGGGGAGGACGCCAAGGCCCTCGCCATCGAGGACCCCTCCGAGGCCCTGGTGCTGGCCCTGGTGGTGATTCCCGAGGACCCGCGGCACATGACCGCCAACCTGGCCGGCCCCATCCTCATCAACCTGCGCACCCGCCAGGGGCGGCAGGTGGTGCTGAACACCGAGCAGTTCCCCCTCAAGTTTCCCGTTATTTCGGACAAGTAG
- a CDS encoding TMEM165/GDT1 family protein: MGKSLFWATFVTVFLAELGDKTQLAAMTATARSGALLTVFLAASAALVCATAIGVLVGGALFKVIPEHMVKYAAGTAFIAVGIWVLAKG, translated from the coding sequence ATGGGCAAATCACTGTTCTGGGCCACTTTTGTTACGGTCTTCCTGGCCGAGCTGGGCGACAAGACCCAGCTGGCCGCCATGACGGCCACGGCGCGGTCCGGGGCGCTCCTCACGGTCTTTCTCGCCGCCAGCGCGGCCCTCGTGTGTGCCACGGCCATCGGCGTCCTGGTGGGGGGCGCCCTCTTCAAGGTCATACCGGAACATATGGTGAAATACGCCGCCGGCACCGCCTTCATCGCCGTGGGGATCTGGGTCCTCGCTAAAGGCTAG
- a CDS encoding peroxiredoxin, with amino-acid sequence MSSIRTLFATALAALSLSAAGLKPGMPAPAFSAQDQNGRMVKLADFAGKSTVVLYFYPKDDTPGCTKEACSLRDGFAAIKAKGAVVLGVSADDVTSHAAFSEKYHLPFPILADPGHAIIDAYGVRMPVMGIAKRVTFIIGRDGVIREILSDVKAAEHDQQVLRALASL; translated from the coding sequence ATGTCCAGCATTCGAACACTTTTCGCGACCGCCCTTGCCGCCCTGTCCCTTTCCGCGGCCGGCCTGAAGCCCGGAATGCCGGCGCCGGCGTTCAGCGCCCAGGACCAGAACGGCAGGATGGTCAAGCTGGCCGACTTCGCCGGGAAATCCACCGTCGTGCTCTACTTCTACCCCAAGGACGACACGCCGGGCTGCACCAAGGAGGCCTGCTCCCTGCGGGACGGCTTCGCCGCGATCAAGGCGAAGGGCGCCGTCGTCCTGGGCGTGAGCGCCGACGACGTGACGAGCCACGCGGCCTTCTCGGAGAAGTACCACCTGCCCTTCCCGATCCTGGCGGATCCCGGGCACGCCATCATCGACGCCTACGGGGTGCGGATGCCGGTGATGGGAATCGCCAAGCGGGTCACGTTCATCATCGGCAGGGACGGGGTCATCCGGGAGATCCTGTCGGACGTCAAGGCCGCGGAGCACGATCAGCAGGTGCTCCGGGCCCTGGCTAGCCTTTAG